A part of Miscanthus floridulus cultivar M001 chromosome 6, ASM1932011v1, whole genome shotgun sequence genomic DNA contains:
- the LOC136460627 gene encoding uncharacterized protein → MNQAGEEGPTPHEAEALELGEAKAPSITEATKGKVEAPRTSKAEVVDARAPKTTEAEEAEAGAPGTTKAEAAEAGLGTVEPVAKDVETEGKELANAKATSTVEQLALTSSEGLSALVWSTARTTCEALEVTGVESGSSLGSCLIALSGRVHERLWGVLHTGVKHALAIVSSHYTYIDLKAVSDGYVMAKDDKKAEEEVMKLVETAKAPSTVLAKLFEEEVVPPTSTAEAGDPEL, encoded by the exons ATGAATCAGGCGGGGGAGGAGGGGCCTACACCCCATGAGGCCGAGGCCCTCGAGCTAGGTGAAGCCAAGGCGCCTTCAATCACTGAGGCCACCAAGGGCAAAGttgaggcccctaggacctccaaGGCTGAGGTGGTAGACGCTAGGGCTCCCAAGACCACCGAGGCTGAGGAGGCAGAGGCTGGAGCTCCCGGGACCACCAAGGCTGAGGCGGCGGAGGCCGGCTTGGGCACGGTGGAGCCGGTGGCCAAGGATGTGGAGACAGAG GGGAAGGAGCTGGCGAATGCCAAGGCGACTAGCACCGTGGAGCAGCTGGCTCTGACCTCTAGCGAGGGACTCTCAGCCCTCGTCTGG AGCACTGCCCGTACtacctgcgaggccctagaggtcacAGGGGTCGAGTCGGGTAGCTCCCTCGGTAGCtgcttgatcgcgttgagcggccgagtccacgAGCGGCTTTGGGGGgtgctgcatacgggcgtcaagcacgccctagccatcgtctcctcgcactacaccTACATCGACCTCAAGGCCGTCAGTGATGGTTACGTCATGgctaaagatgacaagaaggccgaggaggaggtcatgaagctggtggagacGGCTAAGGcccctagcacggtgttggccaagctatttgaagaggaggtggttcctcctacgtcGACCGCCGAAGCTGGTGACcctgagctttga